A region of Streptomyces liliifuscus DNA encodes the following proteins:
- a CDS encoding DUF4007 family protein has product MSNRTPLTGCLPGFGRHRGYPPRYGWLRKVYDALRQDPTALRRPDATVVLGVGKSMVPSMAFWSQAFGLAARNGQDLVPTNRAHWLLDEETGADPYLELDASLWLLHWWLVSSEPCHVPTWRYLFGYSPFSRSSRAELQGRLAAAAGAAGHRTPAASVLASDIACLVSMYAPGAPTAANIEDELSNPFRTLHLLDPEPPADRTADRSHLVALRRMAGRHCPAPVQAYASLDFAARTASPAAGSISLARLASDPLGPGRLLLTGTADLRRALHQVADRHADLAVVQSGDGEESLVYSRPPVLLAEDVLAGAYPALRPATRGAAEKGSSWSLS; this is encoded by the coding sequence GTGTCGAACCGCACTCCCCTGACCGGCTGCCTGCCCGGCTTCGGCCGGCATCGTGGCTACCCACCGCGCTACGGGTGGCTCCGCAAGGTCTACGACGCCCTGCGCCAGGACCCGACCGCCCTACGCCGCCCCGACGCGACCGTCGTGCTGGGCGTCGGCAAGAGCATGGTCCCGTCCATGGCCTTTTGGTCCCAGGCCTTCGGCTTGGCCGCCCGCAACGGCCAGGACCTGGTGCCGACGAACCGCGCCCACTGGCTCCTGGACGAGGAAACCGGGGCCGACCCCTACCTCGAACTCGACGCCAGTCTCTGGCTGTTGCACTGGTGGTTGGTGAGCTCCGAGCCGTGTCACGTGCCCACCTGGCGGTATCTCTTCGGGTACTCCCCGTTCAGCCGGTCCAGCCGCGCGGAGCTGCAGGGGCGCTTGGCGGCCGCCGCCGGCGCGGCCGGCCACAGGACCCCGGCCGCGTCGGTACTCGCGTCGGACATCGCCTGCCTGGTGAGCATGTATGCGCCCGGCGCCCCCACCGCCGCGAACATCGAGGACGAGCTCTCCAACCCGTTCCGCACCCTCCACCTGCTCGACCCCGAGCCGCCCGCCGACCGCACAGCCGACCGCAGCCACCTCGTCGCCCTGCGCCGCATGGCCGGCCGCCACTGCCCCGCGCCCGTCCAGGCGTACGCGAGCCTGGACTTCGCGGCCCGGACCGCCAGCCCCGCGGCCGGCTCTATCAGCCTGGCGCGGCTTGCCTCCGACCCCCTGGGGCCCGGCCGGCTCCTTCTCACCGGTACCGCCGACCTCCGCCGTGCCCTGCACCAAGTCGCGGACAGGCATGCGGATCTGGCTGTCGTGCAGTCCGGCGACGGCGAGGAGTCTCTCGTCTACTCGCGCCCGCCCGTCCTCCTCGCCGAGGACGTCCTGGCCGGCGCCTATCCCGCCCTGCGGCCGGCCACCAGGGGTGCTGCGGAGAAGGGGAGTTCTTGGTCCCTGTCCTGA
- a CDS encoding N-6 DNA methylase, with translation MPAADSTAALVTEAVDQVLTHRARNCTDPSCARHAGTTDCPAITVSRSAGSVLGEAVAEAWHAAGGSRLDIPAGVVAALALWPQKSPGAAAADTIAAYIAAQPPRVLVRGLADSANYYYGLRPDLWATARPLFDWTREDLHDTHLAGVRAVALAALRHGVLRHTGDTDPAERSRIDLMSWVITALRHHHSRRSLGEYHTPPDISDLIAAMLADEGGTGKRPHHRGEWALEPAAGTGGLFRSAAQDLRRDGEDPAERGWVMLELDPLAAAGAAVNTLVWELGPRAVVGCGDVLAQPDLAEETLARQRDMARHRDDVMKLIGFAIATRTTEQLLDALTTSR, from the coding sequence ATGCCCGCTGCTGATTCCACCGCCGCCCTCGTGACCGAGGCCGTTGACCAGGTGCTCACCCACAGGGCTCGGAACTGCACCGACCCGAGCTGCGCCCGGCACGCCGGTACGACCGACTGTCCTGCGATCACCGTCAGCCGTAGCGCTGGCTCCGTCCTCGGCGAAGCGGTCGCCGAAGCCTGGCACGCCGCCGGCGGCAGCCGCCTCGACATCCCCGCAGGGGTCGTCGCGGCCCTCGCCCTGTGGCCCCAGAAGTCCCCCGGTGCGGCGGCCGCCGACACGATCGCCGCGTACATCGCCGCGCAACCCCCGCGCGTCCTGGTCCGCGGCCTGGCCGATAGCGCCAACTACTACTACGGCCTCCGCCCCGACCTTTGGGCCACCGCCCGCCCGCTGTTCGACTGGACCAGGGAGGACCTGCACGACACCCACCTCGCGGGCGTGCGTGCTGTGGCCCTTGCCGCGCTGCGCCATGGAGTCCTCCGGCACACGGGAGACACCGACCCCGCCGAGCGGTCCCGGATCGACCTGATGTCCTGGGTCATCACAGCCCTACGCCACCATCACTCCCGGCGCAGCCTCGGCGAGTACCACACTCCGCCCGACATCAGCGATCTGATCGCCGCGATGCTGGCCGACGAAGGCGGCACAGGAAAGCGACCCCACCACCGCGGTGAGTGGGCGCTCGAGCCGGCCGCCGGAACCGGAGGGCTCTTCCGCTCCGCGGCGCAGGACCTGCGCCGCGACGGCGAGGACCCGGCAGAGCGCGGCTGGGTCATGCTCGAACTCGACCCCCTGGCCGCCGCTGGAGCCGCCGTCAACACCCTCGTCTGGGAACTGGGCCCCCGCGCAGTCGTCGGATGCGGAGACGTCCTCGCACAGCCCGACCTGGCCGAGGAAACCCTTGCCCGGCAGCGTGACATGGCGCGCCACCGCGACGACGTCATGAAACTGATCGGCTTCGCCATCGCCACTCGCACCACCGAACAACTGCTGGACGCCCTCACGACCAGCAGGTAG